One genomic region from Muriicola soli encodes:
- a CDS encoding GSCFA domain-containing protein yields the protein MDLQTQLPVVKAPNPISYQSKVLLLGSCFATHIAAKLAYYKFRSTVNPFGIIYHPQAISNLISRASEEKEFRREELFCHQELWHCFDVHSEMSKSDPDVLLSGLNSELKNLKELLHNATHLVITLGTAWGYTRKDNGMRVANCYKVARKEFNKVLSSPSNIQKDLIAIRAALYKINPEISIILTVSPVRHLKDGFVENQRSKAHLLCAVHELIDEFSSQAPFYFPSYELMMDELRDYRFYEADMVHPNSLAVDYIWEKFTSGCIDQKALTTMRSVEEIQKGLDHRPFNPDARAYKDFRVGLKAKIEALSLEYPFMDFG from the coding sequence ATGGATCTTCAAACTCAGCTCCCCGTAGTCAAGGCCCCAAATCCAATTTCATATCAGAGTAAGGTGTTGTTGCTAGGGTCTTGTTTTGCAACTCATATTGCTGCTAAACTAGCATACTACAAATTCAGAAGCACGGTAAACCCTTTCGGTATTATTTACCACCCTCAGGCTATTTCGAATTTGATTTCCCGTGCCTCGGAAGAAAAGGAGTTTAGAAGAGAAGAATTGTTCTGTCATCAGGAATTATGGCATTGTTTTGATGTGCATTCTGAGATGAGCAAGTCGGATCCCGATGTTCTCCTCAGCGGATTGAACAGCGAATTGAAAAACTTAAAGGAGTTGTTGCACAATGCCACGCATTTGGTGATTACTCTGGGAACAGCCTGGGGTTACACAAGGAAGGACAATGGGATGCGGGTTGCCAATTGCTATAAAGTGGCCCGAAAGGAATTTAATAAGGTGCTCTCCAGTCCGTCAAATATTCAGAAGGACCTAATCGCCATAAGGGCAGCTCTTTATAAGATTAATCCAGAGATAAGTATTATTCTCACGGTTTCGCCGGTGAGACATCTCAAGGATGGATTTGTGGAGAATCAGCGGAGCAAAGCGCACTTACTTTGTGCCGTGCATGAGCTTATCGATGAATTTTCAAGTCAAGCGCCTTTTTACTTTCCTTCCTATGAGCTGATGATGGATGAATTACGGGATTACAGATTTTATGAGGCCGACATGGTTCATCCGAATTCCCTTGCGGTGGACTACATCTGGGAAAAATTTACATCGGGCTGTATCGATCAAAAAGCACTGACAACAATGCGGTCTGTAGAAGAGATTCAGAAAGGATTAGATCATCGCCCTTTTAATCCCGATGCTAGGGCCTACAAAGATTTTCGAGTGGGCCTTAAGGCGAAAATAGAAGCTTTGAGCCTAGAGTATCCATTTATGGACTTTGGATAG